A genomic window from Gossypium hirsutum isolate 1008001.06 chromosome D12, Gossypium_hirsutum_v2.1, whole genome shotgun sequence includes:
- the LOC107946805 gene encoding beta-galactosidase 15: MWNIWILVICSTLLCLCRSSAIEVDYDPKALIIDGQRKLIFSGAIHYPRSTPVMWPDLIQKAKDGGLDAVETYIFWNAHEPIRRQYNFEGNLDFVKFFKLVQEAGLHGILRLGPYVCAEWNYGGFPVWLNNIEGIELRTDNEIYKNEMRIFVTKIVDMCKEAKLFASQGGPIILAQIENEYGNVMWAYKDKGVAYVNWCAEIAAAQNIGVPWIMCQQQSAPPPIISTCNGFYCHTFKPKNTLIPKMFTENWTGWFKKWGQKDPHRPAEDLAYSVARFFQAGGVLINYYMYHGGTNFGRTSGGPFITTSYDYDAPLDEFGNLNQPKWGHLKQLHAAIKVGERVLTNGTATTKVYGNGVELTTYTNSITGERFCFLSNNNQIEEATVVLEEGNIFVVPAWSVSILGGCNKEIFNTAKVSTQTSIMVKKQMDDETAKLSWMWTPETIKDTLLGQGIFTVRQLLEQKRVTSDVSDYLWYMTSFDVNGTSWKDATLSVKSSGQVLYAYVNGHLIGSQSGYAFQFKNPVSLMPGTNNLTLLSVTVGLQNYGQFFDKGPEGLNGGPVVLTDNKNVTIDLSSNTWKYKIGLNGEAERLHDPKSPHSRLQFSSEFLELFIGMPMVWYKTEFKAPPGTDPVVVDLQGMGKGHAWINGNSIGRFWPARITDSNGCGTECDYRGKYNERKCLSNCGNPSQRWYHVPRSFLNDDNNMLILFEEMGGNPSQVSFQTVTVGSICANVSEGNTLELSCQGGQTISQIKFASFGDPQGKCGSFQKGSCDADLSISYLEKECVGRERCSIDVSDATFGSTECANFTKRLAVEAIC, translated from the exons ATGTGGAACATTTGGATTCTCGTGATTTGTTCAACTCTGCTATGCCTATGTAGAAGCTCAGCAATAGAGGTTGATTATGATCCCAAAGCCTTGATCATCGATGGGCAACGTAAACTAATATTTTCTGGTGCAATCCACTACCCTCGTAGCACCCCTGTG ATGTGGCCAGATCTTATACAGAAAGCTAAAGATGGGGGCCTTGATGCAGTCGAAACATATATCTTTTGGAACGCTCATGAGCCTATCCGCCGTCAA TATAATTTCGAGGGAAACCTGGATTTTGTAAAGTTTTTCAAGCTAGTTCAAGAGGCTGGACTACATGGAATCTTGAGATTAGGCCCTTATGTCTGTGCTGAATGGAATTATGG GGGCTTCCCTGTGTGGCTAAATAATATTGAAGGGATTGAATTAAGGACAGATAATGAAATATACAAG AATGAAATGAGAATTTTTGTAACCAAGATTGTGGATATGTGCAAAGAAGCAAAACTTTTTGCTTCACAAGGTGGACCCATCATTTTAGCACAG ATTGAGAACGAGTATGGAAATGTTATGTGGGCTTATAAAGATAAAGGGGTAGCATACGTCAATTGGTGTGCTGAAATAGCTGCAGCCCAAAATATTGGAGTCCCATGGATTATGTGTCAACAGCAGAGTGCTCCACCGCCCATC ATTAGCACGTGCAATGGGTTTTACTGTCATACGTTTAAGCCAAAAAATACCCTGATCCCCAAAATGTTTACAGAAAACTGGACGGGATG GTTCAAAAAATGGGGTCAAAAAGACCCTCACAGACCTGCAGAAGACTTGGCTTATTCAGTTGCTCGTTTTTTTCAAGCTGGTGGAGTGTTGATAAATTACTATATG TACCATGGAGGAACAAACTTTGGACGTACATCTGGAGGGCCATTCATCACAACATCCTATGATTATGATGCCCCACTTGATGAATTCG GCAATTTAAACCAGCCAAAATGGGGTCATCTTAAACAACTCCACGCAGCTATTAAAGTGGGGGAGAGGGTTCTCACTAATGGTACAGCAACCACAAAGGTTTATGGCAATGGGGTTGAG CTGACGACGTACACCAATAGTATAACCGGGGAAAGGTTTTGTTTCTTGAGcaataataatcaaattgaaGAGGCAACTGTTGTCTTGGAAGAAGGCAATATATTCGTTGTTCCAGCTTGGTCTGTTAGTATCCTTGGTGGCTGCAATAAGGAGATTTTCAACACTGCAAAG GTTAGCACACAGACCTCTATCATGGTGAAAAAACAAATGGATGATGAAACTGCTAAATTATCCTGGATGTGGACTCCCGAAACCATTAAAGACACCCTCCTTGGGCAAGGAATATTTACAGTTAGGCAGCTTCTTGAACAGAAAAGAGTAACTTCTGATGTTAGTGACTACTTGTGGTATATGACAAG TTTTGATGTTAACGGAACATCCTGGAAAGATGCTACTCTGTCTGTAAAGTCATCCGGTCAAGTCCTTTATGCTTACGTGAACGGGCATCTGATCG GCTCTCAATCAGGTTACGCATTTCAGTTCAAGAACCCAGTTTCACTAATGCCTGGCACAAACAATCTAACTTTGCTCAGTGTCACAGTTGGTCTACAG AACTATGGACAATTTTTTGATAAAGGACCTGAGGGATTAAATGGGGGTCCAGTTGTATTGACTGACAACAAGAATGTTACTATAGATTTGTCATCAAATACTTGGAAATACAAG ATTGGGTTGAATGGTGAAGCCGAAAGACTTCATGATCCAAAATCTCCCCATTCTAGACTACAGTTTTCAtcagaatttcttgaacttttcatCGGCATGCCTATGGTTTGGTACAAG ACTGAATTCAAAGCTCCGCCAGGAACAGACCCTGTAGTTGTGGATTTACAAGGCATGGGCAAGGGGCATGCCTGGATAAACGGAAACAGCATCGGACGCTTCTGGCCGGCACGAATTACTGATAGCAATGGCTGTGGCACGGAATGTGATTATCGTGGGAAATACAATGAGAGAAAATGTTTATCAAATTGTGGCAATCCTTCTCAAAGATG GTACCATGTTCCGAGATCATTCCTAAATGACGACAACAACATGTTGATTTTATTTGAGGAAATGGGTGGAAACCCTTCGCAAGTGTCTTTTCAGACCGTCACTGTGGGTTCGATTTGTGCAAATGTAAGCGAAGGCAACACGTTGGAACTATCATGCCAAGGAGGTCAAACCATATCGCAGATAAAATTCGCCAGCTTTGGTGATCCTCAGGGAAAATGTGGCTCATTCCAAAAAGGCTCTTGTGATGCAGATCTAAGCATATCTTATTTGGAAAAG GAGTGTGTTGGGAGGGAGAGATGTTCGATTGATGTCTCGGATGCAACATTTGGATCAACGGAGTGTGCCAACTTTACAAAGAGGCTAGCTGTTGAAGCTATTTGCTAA
- the LOC121224571 gene encoding probable disease resistance protein At4g19060 produces the protein MAALPENQGKTLYDKYQESLPSQEKSSKGKSFGFLRNKDKKQNGSATAGAAPPAAAVRGFKKDEMSLEIMLLKGGFRDEPFKTIGVVGLPGVGKTALCRSILRNERVKSSYTQMFWISLWYEAEETEEEVEETEEVVEEIEDTLPGDIIKFKSDVPHLLRRLSDHQEKLAENKYLIVLDDVGEAEEDSYYEDLNKCFSDEHLPKQKGGAVIVTCRSEEAAKKVVGDDNLHRLQPLNDPNRRGSER, from the exons ATGGCCGCACTACCTGAAAACCAGGGAAAGACCCTGTACGACAAGTACCAAGAGAGTTTGCCATCCCAAGAGAAGAGCAGCAAGGGGAAGTCCTTTGGCTTCTTGAGAAATAAAGATAAGAAACAGAATGGATCGGCCACAGCAGGAGCTGCCCCACCTGCAG CCGCTGTGCGTGGTTTTAAGAAAGATGAGATGTCGCTTGAAATAATGCTTCTCAAAGGTGGATTTAGGGATGAACCCTTCAAGACAATCGGTGTTGTCGGGCTGCCTGGTGTTGGCAAAACAGCCCTTTGCAGGTCCATTCTCCGAAATGAGAGGGTGAAGAGTAGCTACACGCAAATGTTTTGGATAAGCTTGTGGTATGAGGCAGAGGAAACTGAGGAGGAGGTAGAGGAAACTGAGGAGGTGGTAGAGGAAATTGAGGATACACTTCCAGGggacatcatcaaattcaaatccGATGTGCCTCATCTTCTTAGACGCCTGAGCGATCATCAGGAGAAACTAGCGGAGAACAAGTATTTAATTGTGTTAGATGATGTGGGGGAGGCAGAGGAAGACAGCTATTATGAAGATCTCAACAAATGCTTCAGCGATGAACATCTTCCAAAGCAGAAAGGGGGAGCGGTTATCGTGACGTGTAGGTCGGAGGAAGCAGCAAAGAAAGTGGTGGGAGACGACAACTTGCATCGACTTCAGCCTCTCAATGATCCAAACAGACGAGGCAGTGAAAGGTAA
- the LOC107946804 gene encoding protein BOBBER 1 has translation MAILSGYIEDEDNKQSSTSSALSFNAVLDPSNPLGFLESAFNFVSENSDMFNTDSVEKKISSLVKNIKERTMKEEAAKKEHETKEKEEIKEKPKPKLNPNKDNGLDMDNHSWGQNLQEVTVTVPVPLGTKSRDVVCDVKKDYLKVGLKGQTPIVDGQLFETVKPNDSYWSLEDQKVISLLMTKCDKISWWKSLLKGGPEIDTQKAEPEKSKLSDLDMETRSTVEKMMFDQRQKKLGLPTSQEIENQNMLKQFMAQNPNFDITNAKMF, from the coding sequence ATGGCCATCCTCTCTGGTTACATAGAAGATGAAGACAACAAGCAATCATCTACTTCTTCTGCTTTGTCTTTCAATGCAGTTCTAGACCCTTCAAATCCTCTAGGGTTTCTCGAATCTGCCTTCAACTTTGTGTCCGAAAACTCTGACATGTTCAACACCGATTCTGTGGAGAAGAAAATATCATCTCTTGTGAAGAACATCAAGGAAAGGACAATGAAAGAAGAGGCAGCAAAGAAAGAGCACGAGACGAAGGAAAAAGAGGAGATCAAGGAGAAGCCGAAGCCGAAGCTAAACCCAAACAAAGACAACGGTCTCGACATGGACAACCATTCATGGGGACAAAACCTGCAAGAGGTTACTGTTACAGTTCCTGTCCCTCTGGGGACCAAATCCCGGGACGTTGTATGCGATGTAAAGAAGGATTATTTGAAGGTTGGGCTCAAGGGTCAGACCCCTATTGTTGATGGGCAGTTGTTCGAGACCGTGAAACCTAACGATTCGTACTGGAGTTTGGAGGACCAAAAGGTAATATCTTTGCTAATGACCAAGTGCGACAAAATCAGTTGGTGGAAATCGTTGTTGAAGGGAGGACCGGAGATTGATACTCAAAAGGCAGAACCAGAGAAGAGCAAGTTGTCTGATTTGGACATGGAAACGAGATCCACTGTGGAGAAGATGATGTTTGACCAGAGGCAGAAGAAGTTGGGGCTTCCCACTAGTCAGGAGATTGAGAACCAGAACATGCTCAAGCAATTCATGGCTCAGAATCCAAATTTTGACATCACCAATGCTAAGATGTTTTAG